The Besnoitia besnoiti strain Bb-Ger1 chromosome Unknown contig00054, whole genome shotgun sequence genome includes a region encoding these proteins:
- a CDS encoding cytochrome b (encoded by transcript BESB_064200) yields the protein MSLFRAHLVFYRCALNLNSSYNFGFLVAITFVLQIITGITLAFRYTSEASCAFASVQHLVREVAAGWEFRMLHATTASFVFLCILIHMSRGMYNSSYSYLTTAWMSGLVLYLLTIATAFLGYVLPWGQMSFWGATVITNLLSPIPYLVPWLLGGYYVSDVTLKRFFVLHFILPFVGCILIVLHIFYLHLNGSSNPAGIDSALKVAFYPHMLMTDAKCLSYLIGLIFLQTAFGLIELSHPDNSIPVNRFVTPLHIVPEWYFLAYYAVLKVIPSKTGGLLVFMLSTCQ from the coding sequence atgagtctattccgggcacacctcgtcttttatcggtgtgctctcaatctaaattcatcttataactttggtttcttagttgcaattacctttgtactccaaataattacaggtatcactttagcgttccgatatacttctgaagcatcttgtgcatttgctagtgttcaacatctagttagagaggtagcagcaggatgggaatttaggatgttgcatgcaacaactgcttctttcgtcttcttgtgtatcttaatacacatgtctcgaggtatgtataactccagctatagttatttaactactgcttggatgtctggtttagttttatatctacttactatagccactgctttcctcggttatgtactaccatggggacagatgagtttctggggtgctacagtcattactaatctcctttctccaataccatatttagtaccttggttactcggtggatactatgtatctgatgtaacattaaaacgattctttgtattgcactttatattaccttttgtaggttgcattctaattgtattacacatcttctatttacatttaaatggttctagtaaccctgcaggtattgattccgcacttaaagtagccttctatcctcatatgttaatgaccgatgctaaatgtctatcctatctaattggtttaattttcttacaaacggcttttggtttgattgaattatcgcacccagataactccataccagtgaaccggtttgtaactccgcttcatatcgtacctgaatggtactttttagcatattatgcggtgttaaaagtaatcccatccaaaaccggtggtttgttagtatttatgttatcaacatgtcaatga